The Hydra vulgaris chromosome 11, alternate assembly HydraT2T_AEP genome contains a region encoding:
- the LOC124813747 gene encoding uncharacterized protein LOC124813747, whose translation MAVCRTIRTKLGVSKFLLQSQDGNEPCTAFLYTDNSIEVHSLKKDFAPLYFEENTKVNIINKDDIGMLLAASTIDKATEELFLHFWDLNSLSCFQPKEIQIESSKTTKYLLLHSLEEKIENYIFVSFENFLCIIVNNKHLYLISIAKFDPNSIQINCKSFLNFLSAITNAVFLTQNKDIYLCLSEGANIHVFLVEADLVSISVTLVPIKHFHGICIVALHKLTCSKCLVIDNIGHLYLFCLPNKVYSLKFPCSIGGHSIFATVAYEESTDGILALCSGEHTVNLYSLADLFNSIENEVLGYIKPYRVLCSQFPINSITFIQSDQIAMASSVNQSISFWGGFLS comes from the coding sequence ATGGCAGTTTGTCGCACAATCAGAACAAAACTTggtgtttcaaaatttttattgcaatcaCAGGATGGCAACGAGCCTTGTACAGCATTTTTGTATACTGATAATAGTATTGAAGTACATtccttaaaaaaagattttgctcCTTTATACTTTGaagaaaatacaaaagttaatatcattaataaagaCGATATAGGAATGCTACTTGCTGCAAGCACCATTGATAAAGCAACAGAAGAACTTTTTCTGCATTTTTGGGATTTAAACAGTTTATCGTGTTTTCAACCAAAGGAAATTCAAATAGAAAGTAGCAAAACAACAAAGTATTTATTACTGCATAGCTtggaagaaaaaatagaaaattacatatttgtttcATTTGAGAACTTCTTATGTATTATAGTAAACAACAAGCATTTGTATCTAATAAGTATTGCAAAGTTTGATCCAAATTCGATACAAAtcaattgtaaaagttttttaaattttttatctgcgATAACAAATGctgtttttttaactcaaaataaagatatttatttatgtttatctgAAGGTGCAAATATTCATGTTTTTCTTGTTGAGGCAGATCTAGTATCTATCAGTGTTACACTTGTTCCAATAAAACATTTCCATGGGATTTGTATTGTAGCACTACATAAGCTAACTTGTTCAAAGTGCTTAGTTATTGATAATATTGGacatttgtatttgttttgctTACCTAATAAAGTTTACTCTCTAAAGTTTCCATGCTCCATTGGGGGCCATAGCATATTTGCAACTGTAGCTTATGAGGAATCTACTGATGGTATTCTTGCCCTATGCAGTGGTGAACACACTGTTAATTTGTACTCTCTTGCTGATTTGTTTAATAGTATTGAAAATGAAGTTTTAGGATATATTAAACCTTACCGTGTTTTGTGCAGTCAATTTCCAAtaaattcaataacatttatacAAAGTGACCAGATTGCAATGGCTTCTTCTGTTAATCAATCAATTTCATTTTGGGGTGGTTTtttaagttga
- the LOC100205719 gene encoding neo-calmodulin isoform X2, which yields MARLYVMKRNIVDELVQTPDDEPTTPIMSPGALSNEEDSSKSTDKKENEADYIKEERCDNSLLQSIISEFRHHPDFLLSNQNLQLILKGLGEPTDSNTVQEWINFYDQNNKGGIDLVGFLRMVMDQILPIEDSEEEVEDSFKVFDTENSGQISCNALEYVLKTRGNPLTTEEFSILMNKNNPKKEKLFNWKEFCHKFTKEIYEASNDP from the exons ATGGCAAGATTATACGTTATGAAACGTAATATTGTTGATGAATTAGTTCAAACTCCTGATGATGAGCCGACTACTCCAATTATGTCTCCTGGAGCATTAAGCAATGAAGAAGATTCTTCGAAAAGCactgataaaaaagaaaacg AAGCAGACTATATTAAGGAAGAACGTTGCGATAATAGCTTGCTACAGTCAATTATTTCGGAATTCCGTCACCACCCAGATTTCTTACTCTCAAACCAAAATTTGCAACTAATTTTAAAAGGTTTGGGCGAACCTACAGATTCAAATACAGTACAAGAGTGGATCAATTTTtatgatcaaaataataaaGGAGGGATTGATTTAGTTGGATTTTTAAGGATGGTGATGGATCAAATTCTTCCAATCGAAGACTCAGAG gaGGAAGTTGAAGATTCTTTTAAAGTATTTGATACAGAAAATTCCGGACAAATTAGCTGCAATGCTTtagaatacgttttaaaaaCCAGAGGAAATCCTTTAACAACGGAAGAATTTTCAATCcttatgaataaaaacaaccctaaaaaagaaaagttatttaattggAAAGAGTTTTGTCACAAGTTTACCAAAGAAATTTATGAAGCTAGTAATGACCCTTGA